aactcaggagtgcttaaccacacTGTGCTACATCACTgaccccttttttaaaattttaattttgagacagggtcttgctaagttgccgaggctgtcctcaaacttgcagaCCTCCTaactcagcttcccgagctgctaggattgcaagagtgtaccactgtacccagctggcatgggttttttgtttttggttttttggtgtttttttttttgtaccagggagtaaactcaggggcatttggccactgagccacatccccaggcttgtttcgtattttatttagaacagggctcactgacttgcttagcaccttgctttttgctgagactggcttttaactcaagatcctcctgtctcagcctcctgagccgctgggattccaggcatgtgccaccacactggcttgtgggttttgttttttttttttttttttttttggtgctggagattgaactcagggccttattcatgcaaggcaagcactgtaccaattgagctatattcccagccgacatgggtatttttttaaagcacccAAATTTGCATATGGTTGAGGTGGGCTATAGAAAATGGAATGAGGGCTGAGAATGctgctcagtgatagaacacttgcttaaCTTGCAAGatactgggttcattcctcacaTGTGCAcacccagaaagaaaaaagaatatgggACTGAGTGGTTGTGTGGTGGGGTGGGCAGAAGGTGTTGTAGCTCCTATGCATGTCCACCTGTAACTTCTTTCTTCTAGGGATCTTAAGCATAAATGGTCAGGGCTCTGTCAGGACCAAGGACAGCACCTGGCCTGCTCTTGCTTTCTTCCCTTTGCAGTGTTGCTTCCCTTTCTGTCTTCTCAGCCATAATTCACCTGGGCTGCCTCTCTAGCACTCGAGCCTTCTTAGTAAGATCTGCAGagcatggtggggcacacctgtaattccagcatctctGGGGGCTGAGATAcaaggatcttaagttcaagggcagccttgtCAACTTAGTGAGGGGGAACCACTgaggatacagttcagtggtaaaatgtcctgggattcaatccccagtatccctcccacacacacaaataaaatctgAAGAACAGGACCCAGTTCTCACTCCCTTCCATGAGCTTTGAGTCCCCTTGACAGGGGAACTGGTTATGCCTACATTCATCCCCACTCCATTTTTCCCTCTCAACCATTGCAGAAGTTCTGTGTCCTCCATTCTTTTATTCCACCTTTTTCCACACTAGTTGGCGTCAGTTCCCCTGTGTCATCATAAAGCTGCTCTTTCCACCTTCCTCTAACCCTCCTCAGTCCCATTTTCACTTTATTCTTGACTCCGTGTTTCTGGAGAAGATGGAGATGTTTCACATACTTTTAGGTTTTATTTCCCCCCACCCACCTGGTGTCCAGGTGTCTTCTGCTCCCACCTCCACCCTTCCCCATGACAAATGCAGGCTATAGAAAGTAGGAGAATAAGGAATCTGAAGCTTGACTTCTGAAATCAGTAGACTTGGTTTTTATGCTGATCATGCCACTGACctactgtctttttattttttattttgataccggggattgaactcaggggcacctgggccactgagctacatacccaaccctgttttatttagagacagggtctcactaagttgcttagtgccgcACTTTttgctgggactggctttgaactcgagatcctccttctaagttgctgggattacaggcctgcgccaccttGCCGGGCTACTGTGCCTTTTTAGTCTTCAAACCTGggtctgttttctgtaaaatgggataattcTTAATTCAGAGACTAGAAATGTAGTGCGTGGTGGTCAATAAGTGCTCAAAAGTTTACCTAATTGACAGACTGCCATGAGTATAATAGCAAATGGGATATTCAAAGGACTAATTTGTGAAGTGTTATAATTGAGTTAATTTGACTCTCAGGACAATCCTATCAGGAGGTATTATTGTTAAGCCCCTCACTGTGtcctccattcttttttattccacCTTTTTCCACACCAGTTGGCCAAGCGTTGATATTCAAACCCAGGCAGTTCGTCCCCTGAGTTAAAAATTGTGCTATGATGtccacccccgcccccaggcGATATAGTGCACATGAGATCCTTAGTAACCGCCGGATAGGATctggtcagtggtagagagccctaGGATAGTGACTTTCAGGGAGTCGGTCGATATTCCTGAAGGTGGTCAGTGGGCTGAACTCGACCGCGCGCCTCTGCGGGGACCCGCAGCCAGGGAGACTACAACGCCCAGGAGGCCCCGCGCCTTCTTCTGCGGCACTTCCGACTGGTCTCTGGCGCAGGCAGATCATTGGTTCTCTGTGGGGCCTGGAAGCGAGGATTGGACAGTAGGAGCGGTGCTGATTTAGGATTGGTAAGGTTGCCATCGGCCACGCCTCAAACCCGGAAGTAGTCTCCCCTGACAAATCCGTGTCCAGCGGAGCACGCGTTTGCACGTTTGTAGTTGAAATCTAGGAGTAGTGGGCAAGCTGTTTTCCCTTCTTCCCAAAAAGTGGCTTTTTGGAGGACTGCTTTTGAGGGTACGGGCCCCGAAGTTGACCGAGGTAGTCCCCTGCTGCATCCTGCCACCCAAGCTGTGCTTCATGGAGTCTACGTTTAGCAGCCCCGCGGAGGCGGCTCTGCAGCGGGAGGCTGGCGACCCGGCACTGCTCACTCCTCTCGCCGACCTCGACCGTGTATACGAGCTGGAGCGAGTCATTGGATTTGTCCGCGACGTGGGGTGTCAACGGGTGAGAGCAGACCTAGAGAGGGCTGGCTCGCTTCTCTTGCGATGGGTCACCAAGAGGATCAGGATCTTGGGGATTTCTTAAGGATGAGGACTGGGGAGTATCAGTCTGCCCGCAGCGCAGACCACCCGCCAGTCACTCCATGAGGCGGAGTGCTCTGAGACTCCAGGCTTTGAGGTCGAGTGGGGGCTCCCAGAAGATTTCCTTTGAAGAGGCTCTTGGCGGGGCAGAGGCTATTCCTGACTCCATGGTTTAACGCTTACAGGTGGCCTTGCAGTTCCCTGACCAGCTGTTGGGAGACTCTGGGGCCGTGGCTGCACGACTGGAGGAAGCCACAGGATCAAAGATGTTCATTTTAGGGGATACGGCCTATGGCAGGTATGAACTCAGGCATAAGTGGGCCAGGCCTAGAGATCCAGGCCTTATGCGGTTTCCCTTTGACATTGTCTGCCTCCAATGGCTATGATTCCAAGAGGATGATGATTTTCCTCCTGATATTAGCTCCCCTCAGTGACAGTGTCTTCCTTTCATCTCACCATTTTCTTCACTGGCCGTATTTCTTATTGATGACAGCAACTCACTTCCAGATGAGAACCTCTCTCACTGATGGTATCTCTCCTGTAGCTGCTGTGTAGATGTACTGGGTGCTGAGCAAGCTGGAGCTCAGGCCCTTGTACACTTTGGACCAGCCTGCTTAAGTCCCCCAGCCCGACCTCTTCCTGTTGCCTTCGTCTTTGGTCAACGTTCTGTGGCCTTGGAGCTCTGTGCCCAGGCCTTTGAAGCACAGAACCCAGATCCCACAGCGCCTGTAGTGCTACTGAGTGAGCCAGCCTGTGCCCACGCTCTGGGTGAGGAATTATGCCTATGCAGGAGGGAAGGGTGGACCCACAGCTGTGTTCCTTAATTTCCCTATTTCAGTACACTCCCATATAGCTATTGATACGGGCTGGCCCCATCcttcacttttttggggggtaagaCGGAGTGGgagggaccagggattgaactcgggggcactcggccactgagtcacatccctagtcccattttgtattttatttagagacagggtctcactgagttgcttagcacctcacctttgctgaggctggcttggaattcgtgatcctcctgtctcagcctcccaagccactgggattacagacgtgcaccaccacaccctgcccaTCCTTCACTTTTGGGTCACATTTGGTTCCCTAGAGATGAGGGAACTCGCAATTTACCAAGCCCCAACCCTGACACCCCCTCCTTCTCTTCCAGAGGCCTTGGCCACTCTCCTGCGCCCAAGATACAAGGATCTGCTTATCTCTAGCCCAGCTCTTCCCTTGCCAGTGGGGTCCCCCAGACCAGTGCCTGAACCATTGGAACGTTTTGGGCGCCACTTCCCCCTGGCCTTAGGAAGATGTCTGGAAGAATATGGTGCCTTCTATGTGGGGGGCTCTGAAGCTAGCTCTGACCCTGAACTTGATCCAGACCTCAGCCGTCTGCTCTTGGGATGGGCACCAGGGCGGCCCTTTTCCTCCTGCTGCCCAGACACAGGACAGACACAGGATGAGAGTGCCCGAGCTGGGCGGCTAAGGGCACGAAGACGGTATCTGGTGGAGAAAGCCAGAGATGCCCATGTGATAGGGCTATTGGCGGGCACACTGGGTGTGGCCCGACACCGTGAAGCACTAGCACACTTGCGGAACCTAACTAAGTCTGCTGGCAAACGTAGCTATGTGTTGGCCTTGGGGCGGCCCACCCCTGCCAAACTTGCCAACTTTCCTGAGATGGATGTCTTTGTGCTCTTGGCCTGTCCTCTGGGTGCCCTAGCCCCCCAGCTTTCTAGTGGCTTCTTCCAGCCTATACTGGCACCTTGTGAACTGGAAGCTGCCTGCAACCCTGCATGGCCACCTCCAGGCCTGGCTCCTCATCTCACACATTATGCAGACTTGTTACCCGGTGAGTGGTGGAGCACTACCTGCACTGGAAACTTGGGGCATGGAGTTGGGGGGCCAACATGAATTCACTCTCCCCTTCCTTTCCAGGCTCTCCCTTCCATGTGCCCCTCCCACCCCCTGAGTCAGAGCTGTGGGACACCCCAGATGTGTCACTCATTTCTGGGGAGCTCCGACCTCCACCTGCCTGGCATTTATCAAATGATCCTGGATGCTCTGCTCTGACCCTACGGCCCCAACTGGAATTGGCTGAGAGTAGCCCAGCAGGTAAGTGTATAAATCTGTGCCCCCTGCTGTACTCTTTCTCCAAATCAGCCCACTCAGCCTGAGCCACCTCTCTCTACAGCCTCCTTCCTTAGTTCCCGAAGCTGGCAGGGACTAGAGCCTCGCCTGGGTCAGACACCGGTGACAGAAGCTGTGAGTGGAAGACGAGGGATTGCTATCGCATACGAGGATGAGGGAAGCAGCTGATAGCACATGGGGCCAGAGACACAGAGGAACTTAGGAGTTGCTGCTAGGACCTTCAGTGCTCTTTGCACCAACTTCTCATCATCTTCCCAGGATCTTTGAAGGAAACTGGATAGAGAGAAGGCAGGCAGCCCTCACTGAGGATGGGACCTGAGCCTGTCCTATTCTACCCTGCTTTGAGGCTCGGCACATATTGGCTTAGTAACTTCCTGTTGTTTGACTGATGGGCAAAAGGCTTGGGGGCTTCCTTGAGTCCTGGGCCCATCTGTCCTTGTAGCAGTCCAGGACTGGGTAGCTAATCCCGTTTCTGGTCTGCAGTTGAGGGTCTACCCATGTTAAAAGGCAGGTGCTTGATGGTCCAGACcagtttctcaacctcagcactgtTAACGTTTGGGACCAGATAATTATTTGTTGAGGAAGCTGTACAGTTTATGTTAGAATGTTTAGCAGAATGCCCACTAGGCATCAGAAGCACTGTCCCTCAATTTTGACAAccaaaaaatgtctccagacattgatATATCCCCATGGGTTCTCAGATGCTCCTAGGTGAGAATCAACTAGTCTAGATCTGTACTGTTCAGGATCTTAGCTACTGGACACATATGGCTATTGGCTATTTAAGTTGAAATTAAGTAGATTAAAACTCAGTTTTGTGATCATGCTAATCACATTTCAAGCACTCAATTAGCTGCATGAAGGGATGGCACAATTATAGGACATTTGCATCACTGTAGAAAACTCTTATTGGACTGTGTTGGTCTGTGTCAACTCAGTCTTATTTTCTCGGGGAGATCACAGAAACTTAAATAAACCAGATACTTTTtctccttctgtttctttttgttcatcAAACACTTCCGTTCTATGGAGAGAGATGTGAATTGTATTTAACCAGATTACTGTCTTCACTGTGTAGCTGGGAAGAGAAACAGTTAAATATTCAGTGACCACTGTGAACAGTGTGAAGAGGAAAGCCCGAGGGGCCGCTGAATTCCGTAGCAAGCACCTGACAAGGACTCAAGAGGCTTCCCAAAGGGGATACCTAAGCTGGATCttgtggaggaaaaaaacaattgTCAGAAGAAAAGGAGTGTAAAGTCCATTTGGGTTTACAGGCATAAACCAACATAGTGCTTCAAGCAAACTGGAGTTGCTGGGCCCTAAAGATTTAGAGGaataggactggggttatggctcagtagtagagtgcatgCCAAGcacatgtgatgcactgggttcaattctcagaaccacataaaaaaataaagataccgtgtacatctacaactaaatatatatttttaaaaaaagatttagaggAATAACTTGAAAAGACTCACCTCTTCATTCTCCACGTTTGGCATTTTCCAGATCTTCTGGTTTCTTGCCCTTGGAGTGCCCAGTCTAATGGTAGAGGCAGAAGCAGGGGAGTTACATGACcttacttataaaataaataaataaataaatataatttttaaaatttatttttagtacaggggattgaagattgaaccaaggggtactttaccaatgagctttttacttttttatttttattttttgagaatctcgattagttgctgaggctggccttgagctttccatcctcctgcctcagcctatggAGTCCCTGGAATTACGGCATACCATCACACCTGGGCAATCATGTATTTTATAAACAT
This sequence is a window from Marmota flaviventris isolate mMarFla1 chromosome 10, mMarFla1.hap1, whole genome shotgun sequence. Protein-coding genes within it:
- the Dph2 gene encoding 2-(3-amino-3-carboxypropyl)histidine synthase subunit 2, with the translated sequence MESTFSSPAEAALQREAGDPALLTPLADLDRVYELERVIGFVRDVGCQRVALQFPDQLLGDSGAVAARLEEATGSKMFILGDTAYGSCCVDVLGAEQAGAQALVHFGPACLSPPARPLPVAFVFGQRSVALELCAQAFEAQNPDPTAPVVLLSEPACAHALEALATLLRPRYKDLLISSPALPLPVGSPRPVPEPLERFGRHFPLALGRCLEEYGAFYVGGSEASSDPELDPDLSRLLLGWAPGRPFSSCCPDTGQTQDESARAGRLRARRRYLVEKARDAHVIGLLAGTLGVARHREALAHLRNLTKSAGKRSYVLALGRPTPAKLANFPEMDVFVLLACPLGALAPQLSSGFFQPILAPCELEAACNPAWPPPGLAPHLTHYADLLPGSPFHVPLPPPESELWDTPDVSLISGELRPPPAWHLSNDPGCSALTLRPQLELAESSPAASFLSSRSWQGLEPRLGQTPVTEAVSGRRGIAIAYEDEGSS